CTGACTGTGCAATATGCGGTAACCTGTTTGACAAGATCAATGATGATTTGTTCGCCAAGATAGACGATAAGATCAACCAGCTGGGCATCGAGTTCGAAACGTTTCTTGTCGGCTCGCAGATAGACAAGGACATCCAAAAAAGGGATGAGGAACTATCAGAAAAATTCGATTTGGATGTTGAAACCATCAAGAAGGAAGTCAATCGTGTAATAGGCCTTAAAATTTGGGAAATATACGGCAAGGAAGCCGAATTTGAAAGGCAGGACATTGTATTCAATGTCGATTTGAGAAAAAGTCCCAGGGTCAAGATACAAATCAATCCATTATATATTGAAGGCAAATACAACAAGTTCAAGCGTGGCATTCCCCAAACAAAATGGCCATGCACCAAATGCAAGGGAAGGGGATGCGAAGAGTGCAATTTCACAGGAAAGCAGTATCCTGAATCCGTTGAAGAGCTGATTTCTGAGCATGTATTGAAATTGACCAGAGGACGTGAAGCGAAATTCCATGGCGCCGGCCGTGAAGACATTGACGTGTTGATGCTGGGCTCTGGAAGGCCATTCGTTTTAGAGATAAAAGAACCTAGACTTAGAAATCTTGATTATGATAAATTGGAAGAGTGCTTAAACAGAATCAATGAAGGAAAAACTGCCTATCACAATCTCCATCCTTGCGAGAGACCAAGAAAGGCAGAGATTAAGCAGTCTTCTCCAGATACCTATAAGGTTTACAACGCTATCGTAAAATGCGATGAGGCATTTGACAGTGAAAAGCTAGTTGAATTGACTAAATTGAATGAAATCCACCAGCAAACTCCATTAAGAGTTCTTAGAAGACGAACAGACATGATTCGTATCAAGCACGTGCTGGATTTGTCATATGAAATCATCGATGAGGTGACCTTCAGCATGCGCATCAAGACCGAAGGCGGATTGTACATCAAGGAACTGATTTCAGGCGATGAAGGAAGAAG
This sequence is a window from Methanobrevibacter sp.. Protein-coding genes within it:
- a CDS encoding tRNA pseudouridine(54/55) synthase Pus10, whose translation is MYGLAREILDETDGKICRHCLGRKLSKTIEGSNNIERAEKVSEELGIDLNDADCAICGNLFDKINDDLFAKIDDKINQLGIEFETFLVGSQIDKDIQKRDEELSEKFDLDVETIKKEVNRVIGLKIWEIYGKEAEFERQDIVFNVDLRKSPRVKIQINPLYIEGKYNKFKRGIPQTKWPCTKCKGRGCEECNFTGKQYPESVEELISEHVLKLTRGREAKFHGAGREDIDVLMLGSGRPFVLEIKEPRLRNLDYDKLEECLNRINEGKTAYHNLHPCERPRKAEIKQSSPDTYKVYNAIVKCDEAFDSEKLVELTKLNEIHQQTPLRVLRRRTDMIRIKHVLDLSYEIIDEVTFSMRIKTEGGLYIKELISGDEGRSNPNVSEILGVNAICEQLDVIEVSEK